Genomic segment of uncultured Desulfobacter sp.:
AGTATCCAGCACAACTGATTTATTTCATAGTTTTTTTTGTTATAGCGTCTGTGATTCTAAGTGGAATGACGTTTATTCTTTCTCAGATTGAAATCCAACTTTCTCAGAATGGAATCGATATAGAAAGTGTATTCCAACTCTTTCGTGCGGTCCTTGGTATTACCTTTCTTATAGTAGCACCAGCCTGGCTTTCAAGACGTGCTACTATCGCTTTCACAGAATACAATTGTTTTTTTTGCGAATCCATAGTTGTAGCTGTCAAAGAATTGACCATGTACTTTTATTTATTACCTATCATTGGAAAATATTTTGATGCTAAATCTCAGCAAAACCAGCCAGCGCCTGTAAGAAAAATTGATCCTCAAACTCGATTTGATGATTAACAACAAATTCGCTCATTGAATTTTCGGCCAAAGGCTTGCAATTGGTCCAAGAAATAAAAGAAACGACTCAAACTAAGTCCTACGATTGGACATGGGAATTACATTTAATACATTAAACTCCTGATTTTTCAGAAGCCCGTCAAACTCAATTTAATAGAACAAAAAATTGACTAAACGCCGCCATTGACAGTAAATCTTAAGATTTCTGTTGTTGAATACTGCCGTCAGAAAGGTTCGAGCGTGGCTGTAAAAACGGCAGGCTGATTTTAAATTTTAGGCGACTCTTCTTCAAACTCAACATTCAGATAGATTTCAGATAACGGCAGTTCAAAATTAAAGGATTGCAGCTTTAAAATTCGGTCTAATCCATCGTATGATTGATACCCCCACATATCATTTTGCCGTATATATTGTTCAACCCAGCATTCATATTGGGATACAAGGATATATTCTTGAAGCGTAGGAATCGTCCGGTAATAGGCAAACTTTTTCGTCCTGTCAAAACGCTCGGTTGAATCTGACAGAATTTCTATAATGACAACGGGGTTTGTCAGTGTATCAAACTGATCATCTTCGAATTTTGCATCACCACATGCAATGGCAAGATCAGGGTAGGTATAATGTTCTCCAGTTTTAACCCGCATGTCATTGGAAAACACTTCGCAACGGGCCGGGTTGGTTTCAAAATTGATGCCTAATTTTTTTGATTTGTTTCCATCTTTAACGTTGTGATGTTATAATGTCGCAAACAATATGGAGGTAACATATGTCCACATTATCAAAACGTTCGACAATTTACTTAGACCCGGTTCTTCATCAGGCTTTAAAGATAAAATCTTTAGAAACATCACGGTCCATATCTGAGATTATTAATGAGGCAGTAAAACAAGCTTTAGCTGAAGATGCAGAAGACCTTGCCGTATTTGATGACAGACGGGATGAGCCTTTAATCAGTTATGAGGACATGGTCAAAAAGCTGAAAAAAGATGGCAGAATATAAAGTTTATTTTAAAAAGTCTGTCTGGAAAGATTTTAAATCAATTCCGGACAAAGATTTAATGACCATTCTGCAATGTGTCGAAGCGTTGGGAAATGATCCACGAGGACCCGGCAGTAAAAAACTTACCGGGCAGGAACGATACCGTTATAGAGTTGGCAAATATAGAATTCTTTATTCCATACAGGATAAAGAATTAACAATATGGGTTGTAAAAGTCGGTCACAGAAGAGAAGTTTATCGCTAAAGCGGACGAATAAATGTGCCGTTTTAATGCTGTCAACAAAACCCTTCAGCGGAGACAGTTGCTGACGCGTCTGCTCCGCTGAAGGCAATGCCTATTTGTTATTTGAACTGTTCGGCGATCAGCTCTGCAGTATGATGCACCTTGATATCCGCACCATCCTGATCTAATCCCCCCCTGATTTGCATGACGCAGCCGGGACAGTCCATGGCCACGATGTCGGCGCCAGTGCCTTTTATGTTGGTGAGTTTTCGGGCCAGAATCGAGCCTGAAATTTTCGGCAGTTTCAGGGAATAGGACCCGCCCATGCCGCAGCAGGTGTCACACTCGAACATTTCCGCCAATTCATATCCGCTTTGGGTGAGCAACTCACGCGGCGGCTGATCTGCTTTTAACGTGCGTTTGAGGTGGCAGGAGTCATGATAGGTGATTTTGCCTAATTGCTGACCCTCTTTCAAGGTCAGGCGGCCTTCATCAACCAGTTTTTTTACCAGGGTTGAAAAATCAATGACTTTGGCGGCAAGTTGTTTGGCTTTGGTTATTTGATCGTGTTTCCCGATGGATTCAAAGGTGTCTATGAATTCCCGGTCCAGGGCCGCCGTACAGGTCGGACAGGCGGATATGACATAGGTTGCATCGTTGTTTTCCAGAAGGGCGTTGATATTATCCTCGGCATTTTGGGCGGCAACGTCATAGGCCCCGTTGTAACGGGCCGGTGCACCGCAGCAGGTTTGCTTTTCCGGAAAAAGGACTTCAATGCCGGCTTTGTTCAGTATTTTGACCATTGCTTCCCCCATTTCAGGATAGGCAAAATCGATCAAACATCCGGCGTAAAATATGACTTTTTCCTTACATTCAGGCTGTTTGATGGTCTTGAAAACATCGCGAAACGGTTTGGCGGCAATGGCGGGCAGGCTGCGGTCTTTGGTAAGATCCGAGAGGAAAAGGGGCAGGTGACGGATGAATTTACCTTTGGCAAGCGGTTTGCCGGCAAGTGATGCCGTGCGCAGCATACTGTGAAACAGGCGGCGGTTGTTGACCACCTTGTAGATGGATTTTGCCACAAAGGGGATACCCTGTTTTTCGACCAGGCGTCGGCGAATCTCCATAATCAATGCAGGAATGTCGATCTTGCCCGGGCAGACATCCTTGCAAGTCCCGCACTGGATACACAGTCCCTGGATATCTTCGGCGCTTTGAAGTTGATCATACCAGGCTGTCAGGATCGTTCCGATACCGCCGGTGTAGACCTTGCCGAATACATGGCCGCCCACAAGACGGAAAATCGGGCAGACGTTCAGGCAGGATGCGCAGCGGATGCACTGCATGGCCTGCTTGAACTTGGGATCGGCAGCCATCTCGGACCGGCGGTTGTCCATGAGCACAATGTGAAGGTCTTTCATGGAGCCGTCTTCGTTGGGTGTCTGGCCGGTGATCATGGTCACATAGCTGGTCAGTTGCTGTGCGGTGGCGCTGCGGGGCAGGGCACGGAGAATGGGAACGATGTCGGAAAATTTTTCCACGATCTTTTCAATGCCGACAACCGCCACATGGATCTTAGGCAGTGAGGTGACCAGCCGGGCATTGCCCTCGTTGGTGACGATGGTGATGGTGCCGGTTTCGGCCACGGCCATGTTGGCGCCGGAGATGCCCATGTCGGCCTTGAGAAATTTGGTGCGCAGTTTGTCCCTGGCCACGGCAACCAGGCGGGGAATGTCCGTGGAGAGCCGCTCCTCAACTTCCTTGCTGAAGATATCCGCCACCTCTTCACGGGTCAGGTGAATGGCCGGCATAACCATGTGGGAGGGCCTTTGTCCGGCCAACTGGATGATCCATTCGCCCAGATCGGTTTCGCCGACGCTGATTCCGGCCTTTTCCAG
This window contains:
- a CDS encoding Uma2 family endonuclease, yielding MRVKTGEHYTYPDLAIACGDAKFEDDQFDTLTNPVVIIEILSDSTERFDRTKKFAYYRTIPTLQEYILVSQYECWVEQYIRQNDMWGYQSYDGLDRILKLQSFNFELPLSEIYLNVEFEEESPKI
- a CDS encoding CopG family transcriptional regulator, with amino-acid sequence MSTLSKRSTIYLDPVLHQALKIKSLETSRSISEIINEAVKQALAEDAEDLAVFDDRRDEPLISYEDMVKKLKKDGRI
- a CDS encoding type II toxin-antitoxin system RelE/ParE family toxin — its product is MAEYKVYFKKSVWKDFKSIPDKDLMTILQCVEALGNDPRGPGSKKLTGQERYRYRVGKYRILYSIQDKELTIWVVKVGHRREVYR
- a CDS encoding L-lactate dehydrogenase (quinone) large subunit LdhH yields the protein MEQKFKQSIDNAINDTNLTGALGNFSESYKVNRAKAYEGIDFESLRTTVSQRKAHAANHLDELCALFKANAEKAGAKVFMTKNPADVRDYILKVAKDNDVKTVVKSKSMATEEIHLNAHLEKAGISVGETDLGEWIIQLAGQRPSHMVMPAIHLTREEVADIFSKEVEERLSTDIPRLVAVARDKLRTKFLKADMGISGANMAVAETGTITIVTNEGNARLVTSLPKIHVAVVGIEKIVEKFSDIVPILRALPRSATAQQLTSYVTMITGQTPNEDGSMKDLHIVLMDNRRSEMAADPKFKQAMQCIRCASCLNVCPIFRLVGGHVFGKVYTGGIGTILTAWYDQLQSAEDIQGLCIQCGTCKDVCPGKIDIPALIMEIRRRLVEKQGIPFVAKSIYKVVNNRRLFHSMLRTASLAGKPLAKGKFIRHLPLFLSDLTKDRSLPAIAAKPFRDVFKTIKQPECKEKVIFYAGCLIDFAYPEMGEAMVKILNKAGIEVLFPEKQTCCGAPARYNGAYDVAAQNAEDNINALLENNDATYVISACPTCTAALDREFIDTFESIGKHDQITKAKQLAAKVIDFSTLVKKLVDEGRLTLKEGQQLGKITYHDSCHLKRTLKADQPPRELLTQSGYELAEMFECDTCCGMGGSYSLKLPKISGSILARKLTNIKGTGADIVAMDCPGCVMQIRGGLDQDGADIKVHHTAELIAEQFK